Genomic window (Devosia chinhatensis):
TTGCCGGGGTGGCCGATGGCGCTGGCCGGCTCGATCGTGCCGATGGGTGCGGAATGATCGAACCCCTTGGCCATGTCCCAGGGGCGTCCGGCCTTCTTGGCGAGCGCCTGCAGGTCGCGCCGCGTCATGTCGAGCCCGACGGCATAGCCATAGACATGGGAAAGCGCGTCGTCCTCGGCGATATCGGCGCCGTCCTTGCCGATGGCCACGACCAGTTCGATCTCGTGGTGCAGGTCCCTGGTCTCCGGCGGATAGGGCATGGCCTCCCCGCCCACCACCACCGCGTCGGCTGGCTTGGAAAAGAAAAAGGGCGGATCGCGGGTATCATTGCCCATTTCCACAATATGCTCGGCATAATTGCGGCCCACGCAATAGACCCGCCGCACCGCAAACAAGCCTCCGCGTGCGATCGGGATGGAGATCGGCGCATGTGGTTCGAACAGGAAATCAGCCACGCTTGAACTCCTCGGCATAAGGACCGATCAAATCCATGTCGATCTTGCCCAGCCGATCCTGCGCGGTGAAGGACTGGTGCCAGTAGGGATAGAGCAACGGCGGTCGGCTGGCCGCATCGAGCCGGGCGCGTTCCTCGTCACTGAGCACGAGCTGGGCCGCTGCGATATTGTCGGCAAACTGCTTTTCGTTACGTCCGCCGATGATGACGGAAGTGACGCCCGGGCGTCCCATCAGCCAGCTCAGCGCCACCTGCGCCCCCGAAACGCCACGCTCCTCGGCCACCGCCACCAGCACGTCGATGACCGAATAGAGCTTGTCCCAGTCATAGACCGGCGGCTCGCGGAACCCGCCGACATGCCGCCCGCTGTCCGGCGCGCTGTCCCGGCGATACTTGCCCGAAAGCAACCCGCCCGCCAGCGGCGACCAGACGAGAATGCCCAGCCCCTGGTCCTGGGAAATCGGCACCAGCTCATATTCGGCGTCGCGGCTATGCAGCGAATAATGGATCTGCTGGGACACAAAGCGCGCATTGTGCCGCTGGTCGGCGGCGGCAAGGGCCTTGGAAATATGCCAGCCCGAATAATTGGAGCACCCGATATAGCGCACATGGCCGTGGCGCACGAGAATGTCGAGCGCTTCCATCGTTTCCTCGAT
Coding sequences:
- a CDS encoding fumarylacetoacetate hydrolase family protein yields the protein MPRSSSVADFLFEPHAPISIPIARGGLFAVRRVYCVGRNYAEHIVEMGNDTRDPPFFFSKPADAVVVGGEAMPYPPETRDLHHEIELVVAIGKDGADIAEDDALSHVYGYAVGLDMTRRDLQALAKKAGRPWDMAKGFDHSAPIGTIEPASAIGHPGKGAITLVVNGVERQRGDLAEQIWSVPETIAYLSRFVTLKAGDLIMTGTPAGVGAVVKGDMLEGRIEGVGTVSTVIG
- a CDS encoding aldo/keto reductase; translation: MDYRYLGRSGLKVSSMTMGTMTFGGSEKIGNTSRQDAARQVDMCLDAGINLYDSANVYNAGVSEEILGDILAENGRRQKALIATKVRFKMGDGPNEAGLSRHHIIEQCKASLKRLKTDVIDLYQVHEWDGQTPIEETMEALDILVRHGHVRYIGCSNYSGWHISKALAAADQRHNARFVSQQIHYSLHSRDAEYELVPISQDQGLGILVWSPLAGGLLSGKYRRDSAPDSGRHVGGFREPPVYDWDKLYSVIDVLVAVAEERGVSGAQVALSWLMGRPGVTSVIIGGRNEKQFADNIAAAQLVLSDEERARLDAASRPPLLYPYWHQSFTAQDRLGKIDMDLIGPYAEEFKRG